The window GTCACTCTCACTTTAGCACACAGAGACCGATTACCACACCGGCTGTTTGAGTTCTCATTGAAATCGCTTTTGCGTGCTCATCTCCTTCCTCATCAGCTGGGTGGTGGTTGGTGACGTACCTCATCTTCTCACACAATAAATAGCAATCAGAGTAGTCTCTGGTTGATGGCAATAGGCCACAGACATAACTGCGCTGTCGTAACGGTTCACCCGGTACTGACAAGAGATGTTGATGCGGCTATGCAGAGTTGTATCCTGCCTTTGGGATCCTGGTATGGAGATTCTGGCCTGATTGACGAGCGACTGGTGCACTCGCTCCAACAGTGTCCGGATTTTTGCCGCTGCAGATGTATTGCCAATAGTAATCACACTTAACTGTTCAGGAATACAATGGAAGTGAGCTTTTCAATTCTCTCAACTGCAACCCTGCTTTTTTTTGTTATAGATCCGTTCGGCAATGTACCGGTAATGCTCTCTGTGTTGAAATCTGTACCAAAGCAGAGAGTTCGCAGAGTGATTGCTCGTGAGATGCTTTATGGGCTTGTCATCCTGCTGGGTTTTCTCTTCTCAGGGAATCAGTTTCTCAAGATATTTCATCTGCAGACTGAGGCGGTGACCATTGCAGGTGGCGTAATTTTTCTTATTATTGGCATTAAAATGATTTTTCCACCGGCTTCGGGTACCAATATTTACGGCACCAATGGAGACCCGTTTGTGGTACCGATCGCGATTCCGATGATTGCAGGGCCGTCAGCTCTGGCCACACTTCTGGTGTTGACCAAGTCCAGCAATGCTCATATTCTTGAAATTTTCCTGGCGCTCCTGCTTGCCTGGGGCGTATCCGCTGTGGTGTTGCTCTTTGCACCTTTGTTGCTCAGGGTTCTAAAAGAGAAAGGTTTGGAGGCGTTGGAGAGGCTTATGGGAATGTTGCTGCTCATGCTTTCTGTTCAGATGTTTATTGATGGAATTAGCGGACTGCAGCTGTAAGGTATCTATGCTACTGTTGTATTGCAGCTCTGAGATGTTGACGCGAGCGAAAGTGAGGTATAGGGTCTTTTACTGGAAGTGCGTCGGCAAAATAAAGAGGGCAAAGGAGAGCAATGAAGAAGTCTGAGCAGGAGCTGGAAATTGAAAACGGCTGGGAAATCCATCCGGATCGTACAGTGTTGGAAACACCGGTTGTAACGGTAAAGGCGGGGCCGGTTGTTTGTAAAAGAAGCGGCAAAAAGAAAGATCTCTACCTGTTTGATTTTCCCGATTGGGTAAATGTAGTTGCGCTTACACCTGAAAAAGAAATCCTTCTGATTCGCCAATACCGTTACGGCTCCAAGCGTATGGAGCTTGAAATCCCGGGCGGAATGATGGAACCGGATGAGCATCCAATAGAAGCTGGATGCCGGGAGTTGCTTGAAGAAACAGGCTTTGCAGGCAGAAATCCCCAACTCATAGGCCGGGTCTGTCCTAACCCGGCTATTCAGCGCAATTACTGTCACACCATACTGGTTGAGGATGCCGTGCGTGTATCGGAGCCAAGTTTTGATGATATGGAAGATATTGAATGTATGTTGGAATCGGAGCAGCAGATTCTGGAGCGCATCAAAAGCGGGTCCATAGACCACGGGCTGGTGCTGAATGCTCTGATGTTTTATTTATCCAGAAGTAGCTGAATCTTACAGCTGAAGTCCCAAGGGTAGTTAGATAGATGAATGCTGTTTGTAAACATTAAGCAGAGTATGGATAGGATACTTTTGCACCAACCCATTTCCTGATCTGGTTGGTATGTGGTTCCAGCCCCCTCCCTTTGTTCCTCACGCCTTACCTTGTGAAGCTAAGCTTTAGTGATAATGAGATATTTATTTTATGACTCTTGTCGTGCTATATGGTAACCTCTTTAACTGTATAGAATTGTTATGGTAAGATGCTGGAGTTTGTAATACCGTAGTCTAATTGTATTACTGCATATAACCGAATCAATGAGCATGCAGGAAAGGGAGAATATGAACGAGTGGGTAGAAAAAAATGGTTATGCCACTTGTTTGCAGGCGGCTGACAAAACCTTGAGGCAAGAAGGGACAGAGGTGTCTCTTATCCGATTCCGTAGCGGTAAGTTAGAGCATTATCATAAGTACACCACAGAGTTTTTTCATTTTACTTCCGGAGAGGGCAGGGCGCTGCTTGATGGTCGGGAGATCAGTATTTTCCCTGGCACGTCCGTTGTCGTCAAACCATACCAGAATCATACCTTTATGAATAATTCCACCAGTGAATTTCTGGAAGCAGTGATGGTGAAAACCAATATACGTCCTGATGATAGCTACTTTACCGAATGACCTACTGGATGCAACACGAGTGGATCCAGCCGATCCCAGTCCCATCACCTCGAAGTAACACTTTCCTCTTTGGGCCCAGGCATAGAAAAAATGTGAATTACCAGAAATGTGTGGTAATGTGCCAGATGTATTGAAAATTAAGGGCAAATTTAATTTTGAGGAAAGGCTATGATCAAGTTGTACAGGCTCACTGAAGAGCTGCGAGAGTACTGGGAGACATGGCAGCACGATGATGGCAGTCAGATAGTTCATTGGGGAGAACTTGGCACAAAAGGGATGACCAGGTTTGTGAAGGACTCATTCTTTTCGAAAGCCGAAAAAAAGGTGAAAAAAGAAATCGCATCACTGCAACGGCAAGGGTTCAGGGAGCTTGAGCCAGAATGGCTGGTGATGATCGAATATGGTCTGAACGGCCTTGATGGTGAAAAAGCACTCGAGAAACGCTATCTCATTCAGGACAGGATGAATCAGGTACTTGGGTGGACCGCCCTTGGACATTGTGATGGTGGAAGCATAGACACCAACAGTATCGAGATAACCAATCTTGTTATTGATGCTGAATTAGCCAAAACTGTAATCGCCGCAGAACTTGCCGACACTGACTTTAAAGATTACCTGAAAATATATCACACGAAAACAGGGTGATTCGGGCAAAAGGGAAACGGCTGTTTCAGGTTGTGGTGTTTTGCAGTTCGGCAACCATTTCTTTGCGCATGATGAATTTTTGAATCTTGCCTGTCACGGTCATGGGGTATTCATCAACAAAACGGATATAGCGTGGGATTTTGAAATGTGAGATCTTGTCCTTGCAGAATTCATGTATCTCCTCTTCATCGGCAGTTTCATCTTCATGCAGGATAATCCAGGCACACAGTTCTTCTCCGAATTTGCTGTCCGGTACTCCAAACACTTGAACGTCTTTGATTTTATGGTAACTGTACAGGAGTTCTTCTATTTCTCTGGGATAGATGTTTTCACCTCCTCGAATGACCATATCCGTTAACCTGCCGACAATCGAGCAATATCCTTCTTCATCGAGTATGGCCAAATCCCCGGTGTGCATCCAGCCTGCGTTGTCTATAGCTTTTCTGGTTCGCTCTTCATCGTTCCAGTATCCCTGCATCACAATATAGCCGCGTGTCAGTAACTCACCTTTGGTACCTGGAGGCACAGTTCTTCCTGACTGGTCTATAATCTTTGCCTCCACATGGGGGTGAACACGCCCCACTGTTTTCACTCTTTTCTCTAGAGGTTCGTTGGTGCCGCTCTGAAAGCTTACCGGGCTTGTCTCTGTCATACCGTAGGCAATTGTTATTTCAGACATGTGCATCTTTGAGATCACCCGTTTCATTATTTCAGTCGGGCAGGGAGCACCTGCCATGATGCCGGTGCGGAGACTGTCGAGTTTGAACTCGTGAAAACGTGGATGATCAAGTTCGGCGATGAACATCGTAGGCACGCCATGAAGAGCAGTGCATCGCTCTTCGGAGATCGTCTCTAGCACCGCCAGTGGCTCAAAACCTTCTGCAGGAAATACCATTGTTGAACCGTGCGTTATGCAGGCGAGATTGCCGAGAACCATGCCGAAACAGTGATAGAGCGGCACGGGGATGCAGAGGCGGTCTTTCTCGGTGAGTTTCATAGCCTCACCAATGAAGTAGGCGTTGTTTAGGATGTTGAAATGTGAGAGGGTTGCCCCTTTGGGCGAGCCGGTGGTGCCGCTGGTAAACTGGATGTTGATTGGTGAATCAAACTGCAGGCTTTGTTGTACCTGTTTGACTTTGGCAGCTGAATTGTTGTCGGCCAGCCAGGGGATTTCTAAAAAATCAAAAACTCCTCTCTGGGGCTGCCCCCCGATCTGGATCAGGATTTTCAGGTGCGGTAACCGGTGCGTCATCAAGGCTCCGGGCCTGCAATCATCAATTTCCGGTGCTATTTCGTGGAGCATTGCGCAGTAATTGCTGGTGCGAAATGAATTGGCATAGATAAGCGCCCTGGCCTCCACCGCATTCAAGGCGTATTCTAGCTCTGCCAGTCGATAAGCCGGATTTATATTCACCAGAATCAGACCGATTTTAGCAGTGGCAAGCTGACTTATCACCCACTCGCTATTGTTCGGTGACCATATACCAATCCTGTCGCCCGGCTTAAGTCCAAGAGCCAGCAATCCGGCCGTAAATTTGTTCACTTTTTCCTGGAGCTCACTATAGGTCCAGCGTATTTGCTGATGACGCACTACCAGTGCTTCATTATCGGGGAACTTCCTGACTGTGTTATCAAAATTTTCTCCCAAGGTTTCACCAAGAAGAGGCGTATGGCTGGCACCGTGAACATAGGACTGGTGGATTTTCATGGGATTGCGCTCCCTTAAAATGTTGGCAGAATATGATTTGTTAACGGAATATATGTAAATTTTAGGTGCTTTAAGGGAAATGCTCAAGCTGGGAGGGGATTGGTAACAACTAAAAGCTGAGTTTCAGGGGGAATCAGATTGTAAAATTGACACAACGCTCAAGGGGAATTCGGGTATGACCCTTTGGTGGACAACCACAGTACAGTCATCTATTATTGAATGGAACATAGTAAATTATTGGCATATCCGGATGGTTCATCTCCATGGGAAAGGTGAGTAGTGAAAATGGGAATCATGAACAACGTATATGTTCTGTTGATAATCGTATTTCTGGCAGTTGTTCCGTGGGGGAGTGGAGCTTTTGCAGAAGAGGGGATGACGTTCGAAGCAAATCAGGGTGGCACCTGCATACATATCGCGACCCTGGATTGATATGCAGGCGGAGTTTCAGGTAACGTCCATGGTCGGTATGAACACGGGTGATCCGGATGGCATTACCCACCAGGTAATGGCCACCTTTTAAAAAGCTGAAAAGCAACTCACCACTCTGGCTGGGAAGATGCTGCTTACAGCTCCATCAGGTAAAGAGCTGATATGCGAACTCAATGATTCAGGTGGTGGCAATTTTACTGCCAATATTGTGATTGACGAGGATGGCAAATTGGCGATAAGTTCCCATTTTCAAATTGATAATGAACAGTACAATGTACAACTCTGGTACCCTCACACTGAGTGAGAGGTGATGAAATATTCAAATATCTGGTGCGGTCGGGTAGAAATGCTGACTGCACTTTTTTTTGAGCAATTGATCATGAAAAAGACGCCATGGCATTTTGATTCAACCGCTATTTCCCCTAAAGAAGCAGTACGTCTCCAGCGTGAACTGCAACAGCAGGTCATTGTTCAGGATCAGTTTGATACAATCGAGTTGGTGGCCGGTGTAGATGTAGGATTTGATAAGGCCAGCAATCGTGGGCGGGCTGCTGTTGCGGTGTTGCGCTACGATGATCTGACCTTGGTGGAGAGTGCTGTGGCTGAAAGCGAGCTTACCTTTCCCTATGTCCCTGGTCTGCTCTCGTTTCGTGAATTACCTGTTGTTTTGAAAGCGCTTGAACATCTTTCCGTGTGGCCCGATATCTTCTTATGTGACGGCCAGGGGATAGCGCACCCACGGCGATTTGGTATAGCCTGTCACCTGGGCTGTATCACGGGTATTCCTGCATTGGGGGTTGGTAAAAGCCGTCTTTGCGGCAGTCATGAAGAGGTTGGTGAAGAGAAGGGGAGTCTGGTCGAGCTTAGAGACGGCGATGAAGTCATTGGTGCGGTGGTCCGAACCAGGAGGGGAGTGAAACCGATTTACGTCAGCCCTGGACATAAAATTTCTCTTGAAACAGCAATAAAGGTCGTGTTGAAATGCGTAACCAAGTATAAGTTGCCTGAGACCACACGATCTGCTCATGCTCTTTCTCTATTTAATACGAGAAGCCGGACTCAGGGCCAGCATCAACAGGGTGATGGTTTCTACTTGTAATACGTGTTGTGAAATCAGATGATTCTGATAGCTGCAAGGTTGTTCGCATAGACATGGCTGTTTCTGGTATTGGTACTTCGCCAAACTATGATTAGTGTACAGGCGGTGTAGTCAGTACGAGTTGAATCTATAGATATCTTTACAGGTTGAGGGAAGTTTGGAGCAAAAGGATAAGAAGCGGATTATTATTCCTTTCAGACCGGTTTTCCGCTGGCTGGTCAGGCTGAGACGCTCTCCAAAGGCTATTGCCGGAGGTTTCGCATTAGGGACATTCGTTGCGTTTACCCCTACAGTAGGCATTCAGATGGTAATTGTGATTTTTCTTGCCACCTTGCTGAACTGCAATCGGCCAGCCTCTATATTGGCAATCTGGATTTCCAATCCGGCGACCATGGCCCCCTTGTACACCTTCAATTACATGGTGGGAAAACTTTTTTTCGCCGGGCCTCCAGTGAAGGAAGTGTACCGCTCTTTTACCGGCATTGCTGCGCAGTTACTCGATATCGGCTCCCTTGATATCGTGGAGCAGTGGCGGCTGATTCGCCAACTTTCGGGGGATATAATTGTACCATTGATGGTAGGCAGCGTGATTGCGGGGCTTGTAGCGGCGTTTTTTGCCTATGTGCTCTCGTTGGCTATTTGTCGCTGGCTGGTGATGAAAAGAGCCAATCGAATGGTGTTGAGGAATAAGTGAATTAATTCACATATTTCTCGATTAGACACGGCTTGCTGATTTTTGGGCTAACCTGGTTGTGCCTCGGCAGCAACATGCTCCGGCGTGGCCTTGACTGGCTCCGTTATCGGAAAACTCAGGGTAAAGCAGGTTCCTTCACCAAGTTCTGAGTGGACATCAATATAACCCTGGTGTGCTTCGACAACCTCTTTTACCAGGGATAACCCCAGACCAGAGCCGGTGATGTGCCTGGTGGCTTTGCCTTTCACTCTGAAAAACCTGTCAAATATATGGGGCAGGTCTTCGTCGCTGATCCCGATTCCCGAATCCTGAACAGATAAGTTGGCAAAACCGCCAATCACCGTGGTGGCGATCTCTACCCGGCCACCTTGGGGTGTGTATTTCAGGGCGTTGGAGATGATATTCATAAAAGCGGTGCGGATATGGTCATAATCGACATTGAACCACCAGTCTTCATCGCTGGGCATGTAGGCGATGGTTATTTCCTTGTTTTCCGCCTGCTCCCGAACCACATCGAGAATGTGGTCGAGCACTTCATGGCCGCGGACAGGTTCAAGGTTGAACTCTACGGTGCCGTTTTCCATTTTTGACAAATTCAGCAGGTTGTCGATCATCCGCAGCAGATCCCGGGTGCGCACGGTTATTCGTTTATGCATGGTCGAACAGGCCTGGCCTGATTCATATTTGCAGCCGACCTGCAATGCGTAAATCATCTGCTCCACCGAGGCGAGAGGCGATTTCAGCTCGTGGGCAACCATGGCCACGAAGTCGGACTTCATGCGGTCTATTTCCTTATGAGTGGAAATATCCTCAAAAGCGGTGACTGAGCCGATGACTCTGCCGCTCTCAGAGGTTACGGGAGCGCAATGGGCCCTGAGGTATTTTCGGGAAATTGTGCCGGGCTGAAACTCCCTGGTCACTACCACCTGTTTGGCCATTGCCTGGTGAACCATTTCCACGGCATTTGTATCGAGGATGGACTGGGCGATATCCTTACCGATTACCGGGTCGGTCTGGATTTCGAGAATCTTTATGGCGGCGGGGTTGTGATGGACAACCACACCAGTGTTATCGGTAATGACCACAGCCTCGGCCATGCAGCCAAAGACTGTCTTCAATCTGCTCTGTTCGTTCTGAATGGTCGCGATGTTCAGTGTATGTTCTTCACGAAGGCGATGGGTTTCCCGTTCGAGTTTGATTTTATCTGCGGCACGACTCACCACTATGCGAATATAGTCTGGTGTGAAGGGCTTACCGACAAAATCAAAGGCCCCCTGTTTCATGGCTGACACCGCCTTGGAGACGGTGGCAAAGCCGGTGATGACGATAACTTCTATCTGCGGCTGATGTTCTTTCACCCATTCAAGCACACCAAAACCGTCGATACCGGGCATCATCAGATCGAGCAGCACGATATCAAAACCCTGATCACGGATCATCTCAATACCAGCCTCGCCATTCTCAGCCTTGGCGATTACATACCCCCGGTTCGAGAGTGCCCGCTGCACACCTTCACGGATCACTTCTTCATCATCAATTATCAGAACACGCATCTCTGCCATGACTCTCCGCAATTGGTAATAGTGCTTATAAACGACATGCCTGGTGTAGATGCTGAAACATTATCTGCCCAGGACAAAGATTTT of the Desulfosediminicola ganghwensis genome contains:
- a CDS encoding MarC family protein; the protein is MEVSFSILSTATLLFFVIDPFGNVPVMLSVLKSVPKQRVRRVIAREMLYGLVILLGFLFSGNQFLKIFHLQTEAVTIAGGVIFLIIGIKMIFPPASGTNIYGTNGDPFVVPIAIPMIAGPSALATLLVLTKSSNAHILEIFLALLLAWGVSAVVLLFAPLLLRVLKEKGLEALERLMGMLLLMLSVQMFIDGISGLQL
- a CDS encoding NUDIX hydrolase, producing MKKSEQELEIENGWEIHPDRTVLETPVVTVKAGPVVCKRSGKKKDLYLFDFPDWVNVVALTPEKEILLIRQYRYGSKRMELEIPGGMMEPDEHPIEAGCRELLEETGFAGRNPQLIGRVCPNPAIQRNYCHTILVEDAVRVSEPSFDDMEDIECMLESEQQILERIKSGSIDHGLVLNALMFYLSRSS
- a CDS encoding cupin domain-containing protein; the protein is MNEWVEKNGYATCLQAADKTLRQEGTEVSLIRFRSGKLEHYHKYTTEFFHFTSGEGRALLDGREISIFPGTSVVVKPYQNHTFMNNSTSEFLEAVMVKTNIRPDDSYFTE
- a CDS encoding AMP-binding protein, with translation MKIHQSYVHGASHTPLLGETLGENFDNTVRKFPDNEALVVRHQQIRWTYSELQEKVNKFTAGLLALGLKPGDRIGIWSPNNSEWVISQLATAKIGLILVNINPAYRLAELEYALNAVEARALIYANSFRTSNYCAMLHEIAPEIDDCRPGALMTHRLPHLKILIQIGGQPQRGVFDFLEIPWLADNNSAAKVKQVQQSLQFDSPINIQFTSGTTGSPKGATLSHFNILNNAYFIGEAMKLTEKDRLCIPVPLYHCFGMVLGNLACITHGSTMVFPAEGFEPLAVLETISEERCTALHGVPTMFIAELDHPRFHEFKLDSLRTGIMAGAPCPTEIMKRVISKMHMSEITIAYGMTETSPVSFQSGTNEPLEKRVKTVGRVHPHVEAKIIDQSGRTVPPGTKGELLTRGYIVMQGYWNDEERTRKAIDNAGWMHTGDLAILDEEGYCSIVGRLTDMVIRGGENIYPREIEELLYSYHKIKDVQVFGVPDSKFGEELCAWIILHEDETADEEEIHEFCKDKISHFKIPRYIRFVDEYPMTVTGKIQKFIMRKEMVAELQNTTT
- the nfi gene encoding deoxyribonuclease V (cleaves DNA at apurinic or apyrimidinic sites) codes for the protein MKYSNIWCGRVEMLTALFFEQLIMKKTPWHFDSTAISPKEAVRLQRELQQQVIVQDQFDTIELVAGVDVGFDKASNRGRAAVAVLRYDDLTLVESAVAESELTFPYVPGLLSFRELPVVLKALEHLSVWPDIFLCDGQGIAHPRRFGIACHLGCITGIPALGVGKSRLCGSHEEVGEEKGSLVELRDGDEVIGAVVRTRRGVKPIYVSPGHKISLETAIKVVLKCVTKYKLPETTRSAHALSLFNTRSRTQGQHQQGDGFYL
- a CDS encoding DUF2062 domain-containing protein, whose translation is MEQKDKKRIIIPFRPVFRWLVRLRRSPKAIAGGFALGTFVAFTPTVGIQMVIVIFLATLLNCNRPASILAIWISNPATMAPLYTFNYMVGKLFFAGPPVKEVYRSFTGIAAQLLDIGSLDIVEQWRLIRQLSGDIIVPLMVGSVIAGLVAAFFAYVLSLAICRWLVMKRANRMVLRNK
- a CDS encoding response regulator gives rise to the protein MAEMRVLIIDDEEVIREGVQRALSNRGYVIAKAENGEAGIEMIRDQGFDIVLLDLMMPGIDGFGVLEWVKEHQPQIEVIVITGFATVSKAVSAMKQGAFDFVGKPFTPDYIRIVVSRAADKIKLERETHRLREEHTLNIATIQNEQSRLKTVFGCMAEAVVITDNTGVVVHHNPAAIKILEIQTDPVIGKDIAQSILDTNAVEMVHQAMAKQVVVTREFQPGTISRKYLRAHCAPVTSESGRVIGSVTAFEDISTHKEIDRMKSDFVAMVAHELKSPLASVEQMIYALQVGCKYESGQACSTMHKRITVRTRDLLRMIDNLLNLSKMENGTVEFNLEPVRGHEVLDHILDVVREQAENKEITIAYMPSDEDWWFNVDYDHIRTAFMNIISNALKYTPQGGRVEIATTVIGGFANLSVQDSGIGISDEDLPHIFDRFFRVKGKATRHITGSGLGLSLVKEVVEAHQGYIDVHSELGEGTCFTLSFPITEPVKATPEHVAAEAQPG